From Providencia sp. R33, a single genomic window includes:
- the dppB gene encoding dipeptide ABC transporter permease DppB — protein MLQFILRRLGLVIPTFIGITLLTFAFVHMIPGDPVMIMAGERGLSPERHAYLMAELGLDQPLWKQYLHYINGIFHGDLGISLKSRIGVWEEFVPRFLATVELATCAMIFAISVGIPVGVLAAVKRGSIFDHTAIGLSLTGYSMPIFWWGIMLIMLVSVQLDLTPVAGRVSDTVFLDDSQPLTGFMLIDTLIWGESGDFIDALEHLILPSIVLGTIPLAVIVRMTRSSMLEVLGEDYIRTARAKGLGRARVILIHALRNALLPVVTVIGLQVGVMLAGAILTETIFSWPGLGRWLIEGLQRRDYPVVQGGVLLVATLIIFVNLVVDVLYGIVNPRIRHKK, from the coding sequence ATGCTGCAATTTATCCTCCGACGATTGGGGCTTGTGATCCCCACGTTTATCGGTATTACATTACTCACATTTGCTTTTGTTCATATGATCCCAGGCGATCCCGTCATGATCATGGCGGGCGAAAGAGGGTTATCCCCTGAGAGGCACGCCTATTTAATGGCTGAATTAGGGCTCGATCAGCCACTTTGGAAACAATATCTGCACTATATCAATGGCATATTCCATGGTGATTTAGGGATTTCCCTGAAAAGCCGTATTGGCGTTTGGGAAGAATTTGTCCCACGCTTTTTAGCGACTGTTGAATTAGCCACCTGTGCCATGATTTTTGCGATTTCTGTCGGGATCCCTGTCGGGGTGTTAGCCGCGGTTAAACGCGGTTCAATTTTCGATCACACCGCGATTGGTCTTTCCTTAACGGGTTACTCAATGCCAATCTTCTGGTGGGGGATCATGCTCATTATGTTAGTGTCGGTACAGCTTGACCTAACGCCTGTTGCAGGGCGGGTGAGTGACACAGTATTCCTTGATGATTCTCAGCCACTCACGGGTTTTATGCTTATTGATACCCTAATTTGGGGTGAGAGCGGCGATTTTATCGATGCGTTAGAACACCTTATCTTGCCATCTATTGTATTGGGGACGATCCCATTAGCCGTTATTGTGAGAATGACGCGCTCATCAATGTTGGAAGTATTAGGTGAAGACTACATTCGTACCGCGAGAGCAAAAGGTTTAGGTCGTGCGCGGGTTATCTTGATTCACGCACTGCGTAACGCCTTGTTGCCGGTCGTCACGGTCATTGGCTTACAGGTTGGGGTTATGTTAGCTGGGGCAATTTTGACCGAAACTATATTCTCATGGCCAGGTCTGGGGCGTTGGTTAATCGAAGGGCTGCAACGCCGTGATTACCCTGTTGTTCAAGGTGGTGTATTGCTTGTCGCCACATTGATTATCTTCGTTAACTTAGTGGTCGACGTGCTGTACGGCATTGTAAACCCAAGAATTCGTCATAAGAAATAA
- a CDS encoding HAMP domain-containing protein: MNTRVQRSLTLKSMVAFFAITLISLALFLAIQFSYLLEQRKQDYLGQLSNAVVQIQKPLTDSLLSSDLNEAKRLLVSLKTSGIMGKAIVTVDDATVMNLSFATPKPIPEWAEYIVGIPVEMTVPLYAYGNVVLQAKPQGYLTLQVDSNRVYRFALNTLALMTTTYLLLVLIIAIGMTWCVSRMIVRPLRKIAIELQTNESVNQVAVSRYHHDDELGLLAKGYNRQRKQQNSD; the protein is encoded by the coding sequence ATGAACACGCGAGTCCAACGCTCACTAACATTAAAAAGTATGGTTGCATTTTTTGCGATTACATTAATCTCACTTGCGCTTTTTTTAGCTATTCAATTCAGTTACTTACTAGAGCAACGTAAGCAGGATTACTTGGGGCAGCTCAGTAATGCTGTTGTGCAAATTCAAAAACCATTGACAGATTCTCTGCTAAGCTCAGATCTTAACGAAGCTAAAAGGTTGCTTGTGAGCTTAAAAACCTCCGGCATTATGGGAAAAGCGATTGTTACGGTTGATGATGCAACTGTCATGAATTTAAGTTTTGCGACGCCGAAGCCGATACCTGAATGGGCAGAGTATATTGTGGGTATTCCTGTGGAAATGACAGTGCCGTTATATGCCTATGGTAATGTTGTGCTGCAAGCCAAGCCCCAAGGCTATTTAACACTACAGGTCGACTCGAACCGTGTTTATCGGTTTGCATTAAATACCCTTGCTCTGATGACGACCACCTATTTATTGTTAGTGCTCATTATTGCAATTGGGATGACATGGTGCGTCAGCAGGATGATTGTGAGGCCATTGCGTAAAATTGCCATTGAATTGCAGACAAACGAATCTGTTAATCAGGTGGCGGTATCTCGCTATCATCACGATGATGAGCTTGGTTTATTGGCAAAAGGTTATAATCGTCAAAGAAAACAACAAAATTCAGACTAA
- the dppD gene encoding dipeptide ABC transporter ATP-binding protein has translation MALLNVEQLSVHFGDEKAPFRAVDRISYSVEKGQVVGIVGESGSGKSVSSLAIMGLIDYPGKVMADSLKFDGRDLLSIPEKERRQIVGADVAMIFQDPMTSLNPCFTVGYQIMEALKVHQGGNKGTRKQRAIDLLDMVGIPDPESRLDVYPHQLSGGMSQRVMIAMAIACRPKLLIADEPTTALDVTIQAQIIELLLELQQQENMALVLITHDLALVAEAAHHIIVMYAGQVVESAKASDIFKHPRHPYTQALLRALPEFATNKSRLASLPGVVPGKYDRPTGCLLNPRCPYATEKCRQEEPMLQTVGDRQVKCHMPLDDMGRPTL, from the coding sequence ATGGCACTGTTAAATGTAGAACAACTTTCGGTTCACTTCGGCGACGAAAAAGCACCGTTTCGCGCGGTTGACCGTATCAGCTATAGCGTTGAAAAAGGCCAGGTCGTCGGTATCGTCGGTGAATCAGGTTCAGGAAAGTCGGTGAGTTCTTTAGCTATTATGGGGTTAATTGACTACCCCGGAAAAGTGATGGCGGACTCATTAAAGTTCGATGGTCGCGATTTATTATCTATCCCTGAAAAAGAGCGTCGGCAAATTGTCGGTGCCGATGTCGCGATGATTTTCCAAGACCCTATGACCAGTTTAAATCCATGTTTTACAGTGGGTTATCAAATCATGGAAGCGCTTAAGGTCCACCAAGGTGGTAATAAAGGCACCCGTAAGCAGCGTGCGATTGACCTACTTGATATGGTGGGCATCCCTGACCCTGAGTCGCGTTTGGATGTATATCCGCATCAGCTATCGGGTGGGATGAGCCAACGAGTGATGATTGCGATGGCGATTGCATGCCGCCCTAAATTGTTGATTGCAGATGAGCCGACAACCGCGCTGGATGTGACTATTCAGGCACAAATTATTGAATTATTGTTGGAATTACAGCAACAAGAAAATATGGCTCTCGTACTTATCACTCATGATCTTGCATTGGTTGCAGAAGCAGCACATCACATTATCGTGATGTATGCGGGGCAGGTTGTTGAATCAGCGAAAGCGAGTGATATTTTTAAGCATCCTCGTCACCCTTATACACAGGCGTTATTACGTGCGCTTCCTGAATTTGCGACGAATAAATCACGTTTAGCTTCACTCCCTGGTGTGGTTCCCGGCAAATATGATAGGCCAACGGGGTGCTTGCTCAATCCTCGTTGCCCGTATGCTACAGAGAAATGCCGCCAAGAAGAGCCAATGTTACAAACCGTTGGTGATCGCCAAGTTAAATGCCATATGCCGCTGGATGATATGGGGAGGCCAACACTATGA
- the dppF gene encoding dipeptide ABC transporter ATP-binding subunit DppF: protein MSDKHATPLLKAVDLKKYYSVKKGVFGAEKTLKALDGVSFELERGKTLAVVGESGCGKSTLGRLLTMIEQPSDGELYYQDQNLLIKDKAAEKLRRQKIQIVFQNPYGSLNPRKKVGQILEEPLVINTSLSKEERKEKVLSMMAKVGLKTEHYSRYPHMFSGGQRQRIAIARGLMLDPDIVVADEPVSALDVSVRAQVLNLMMDLQQDLGLSYVFISHDLSVVEHIADEVMVMYLGRCVEKGTKEQIFNNPLHPYTQALLSATPRLNPDSRRERIKLTGELPSPLNPPPGCAFAARCRRAFGQCTQFQPTLKEYDQQLVACFAVDEDEKQTVVVS, encoded by the coding sequence ATGAGTGACAAACATGCGACACCACTGCTAAAAGCGGTGGACTTGAAAAAGTATTATTCCGTCAAAAAAGGTGTGTTTGGTGCAGAAAAAACGCTAAAAGCACTGGATGGTGTTTCATTTGAACTTGAAAGAGGCAAAACATTAGCCGTTGTGGGCGAGTCTGGTTGTGGTAAATCCACATTAGGCCGTTTGCTGACGATGATTGAGCAACCTTCTGATGGCGAGTTGTATTACCAAGATCAAAACCTGTTAATCAAAGATAAAGCGGCTGAAAAATTACGCCGCCAAAAAATTCAAATTGTTTTCCAAAACCCGTATGGGTCTTTGAATCCACGTAAAAAAGTGGGGCAAATTTTGGAAGAGCCATTAGTGATTAATACATCGCTTTCGAAAGAGGAGCGGAAAGAAAAAGTATTATCGATGATGGCAAAGGTTGGTTTGAAAACAGAGCATTATAGCCGTTATCCGCATATGTTTTCTGGTGGTCAGCGCCAACGTATTGCAATTGCCCGCGGTTTGATGCTTGACCCTGATATTGTGGTGGCTGATGAACCCGTCTCTGCACTGGATGTTTCTGTACGTGCACAAGTATTAAACCTAATGATGGACCTGCAACAAGATTTAGGATTGTCTTATGTGTTTATCTCCCATGACTTATCGGTGGTAGAGCACATTGCGGATGAGGTAATGGTGATGTATTTGGGGCGTTGTGTTGAAAAAGGGACGAAAGAGCAGATTTTTAACAATCCTCTACATCCTTATACACAAGCGTTACTTTCTGCAACCCCAAGGTTAAACCCAGACTCGCGCCGTGAACGCATTAAATTAACGGGAGAATTACCAAGCCCGTTGAACCCGCCACCAGGCTGTGCTTTTGCTGCTCGTTGCCGTCGTGCATTTGGCCAATGTACGCAATTTCAGCCTACACTGAAAGAATATGACCAACAGCTTGTCGCGTGTTTTGCGGTGGATGAAGACGAAAAACAAACGGTTGTTGTAAGTTAA
- a CDS encoding M16 family metallopeptidase, with protein sequence MQGLKVRYIISVVLLSVAQFAQAEPLQPDPAWQQGKLENGFSWQLLQTPQRPNDRIQLRLAIKTGSLSEKASEKGYSYLIPKMALFQQTEAFPAATLQEFWRQATDPDMPIPPAVVSYDYTIYSLSLPNNRPDLLKQAISWLSNSVAGATYTEAALRNGLEAQKVPVATLPLNANDPVWRARLKGSAMMGYDPGQKPNGNVDLAGVNDFYQKWYTPDVMTLYVAGHVDSRMLSDTISQTFSGLQGRRSEPVSVAVLSTVKPQSIDILQDQPAQDTLSLIWDIDWLPINDSNVLLRYWASDLAREAVYRTLQKSFNQKFNQDEVAPGLDCRVQYQKATCTLTVTAAPEKMAAVADIVLNELVAINQNGIDPELFNSMLKEKQVQLSQLFAAYARTSTDVLISQRLISQQNGVVDIAPEQYQRLRQTFLAAQSLEQVNMEARRLLSQEPAFVLAQPKDKQTMDAEQIRQKFNKTLWPQTPVTPEPTDITPATPESTEVVPATPAAQ encoded by the coding sequence ATGCAGGGCTTGAAAGTTCGGTATATTATCAGTGTTGTATTACTGTCAGTAGCGCAATTTGCGCAGGCTGAGCCATTGCAACCCGATCCAGCATGGCAGCAAGGGAAGCTAGAAAATGGCTTTAGCTGGCAATTATTACAAACACCACAGCGCCCAAATGACCGTATTCAGCTTCGGTTAGCGATTAAAACAGGCTCATTATCCGAAAAAGCGAGCGAAAAAGGCTATAGTTATTTGATCCCGAAAATGGCGCTGTTTCAGCAAACAGAAGCATTCCCAGCTGCCACGTTACAAGAATTTTGGCGTCAAGCAACCGATCCGGATATGCCAATTCCGCCTGCAGTAGTTTCTTATGACTACACGATTTACAGCTTAAGTTTACCGAACAACCGCCCTGATTTGCTCAAACAGGCAATTAGCTGGTTGTCTAATTCTGTGGCGGGTGCGACCTACACAGAGGCGGCTTTACGCAATGGGTTGGAAGCACAAAAAGTCCCTGTTGCCACATTACCTTTAAATGCGAATGACCCAGTTTGGCGTGCGCGTTTGAAAGGATCTGCCATGATGGGGTATGACCCTGGTCAGAAGCCGAATGGAAATGTTGACCTTGCTGGTGTGAATGATTTTTACCAAAAATGGTACACCCCAGATGTTATGACGCTGTATGTGGCAGGGCATGTGGATTCACGGATGCTATCCGATACAATCTCACAAACGTTCTCAGGGCTGCAAGGCAGACGCTCAGAACCTGTTTCTGTTGCGGTATTATCTACTGTGAAACCACAGTCCATTGATATCCTGCAAGATCAACCGGCACAAGATACCCTGTCTTTAATTTGGGATATCGATTGGTTACCAATTAATGATTCAAACGTTTTATTACGTTACTGGGCAAGCGATTTAGCGCGTGAAGCGGTTTATCGTACGTTGCAAAAATCATTTAACCAAAAATTCAATCAAGATGAGGTCGCTCCAGGCTTAGATTGCCGAGTGCAATACCAAAAGGCCACGTGTACGCTAACAGTAACGGCTGCACCGGAAAAAATGGCTGCAGTAGCAGATATTGTGCTAAATGAACTTGTGGCGATTAATCAAAATGGTATCGATCCTGAACTGTTTAATAGCATGCTTAAAGAGAAACAAGTACAGCTATCTCAACTGTTTGCGGCATATGCACGCACCAGCACCGATGTGTTAATTAGCCAGCGTTTAATTTCACAACAAAATGGTGTAGTGGATATTGCGCCTGAACAATATCAACGTTTAAGACAAACGTTTTTAGCTGCGCAAAGCCTTGAACAAGTGAATATGGAAGCCCGTCGTTTGTTGTCTCAAGAGCCTGCATTTGTTTTAGCGCAACCGAAAGATAAACAAACGATGGATGCAGAGCAAATTCGTCAGAAATTCAATAAAACCCTTTGGCCACAAACCCCTGTAACACCAGAGCCAACGGATATTACACCTGCAACGCCAGAGTCAACTGAGGTTGTACCTGCAACGCCAGCGGCTCAATAA
- a CDS encoding serine hydrolase domain-containing protein, translating into MTNVAQQLESLPCGVVLYYHNQLKNSVGTFCARGASLDNAPLTVDTPLRIASNSKTFTAAAILRLAEMGKVNIDDAISNLIDPQYDVLLSTQYDTQQITVRHLLNHSSGLLDHADTDYLKEVIKRPDYQWSRLEQVEMYVRKQFPFIPPSESFIYSDTGYILLGDIIERITGQSLGQAVRELLKFDKIGLESAYWEYLEQPPKSAMPRAKQYLGKFEGTHIHASMDVYGGGGLIMSSKQMAQFLEALFEGQIFASPKTLETMLSVGSHEDAESYRLGIMVSEVNGITLYSHLGFWGSVAYYSPSTKVSAAGFVDNKDSRATLISVIETLLTEQ; encoded by the coding sequence ATGACAAACGTAGCCCAACAACTGGAAAGCTTACCCTGCGGGGTGGTTCTCTATTACCATAATCAACTGAAAAATAGTGTTGGTACGTTTTGCGCCAGAGGTGCATCACTGGATAATGCCCCGCTTACCGTTGATACGCCATTACGCATTGCCAGTAATAGCAAAACCTTTACTGCTGCGGCAATTTTGCGTTTAGCTGAAATGGGCAAAGTTAATATTGATGATGCAATCTCCAATCTGATTGACCCACAATATGACGTATTACTGAGCACGCAATACGATACCCAGCAAATTACCGTTCGCCATTTGCTCAATCACAGTAGTGGGTTACTTGACCACGCGGATACGGATTACCTCAAAGAGGTGATTAAGCGCCCTGATTACCAATGGAGCCGCCTTGAGCAGGTTGAGATGTATGTGCGCAAACAATTCCCTTTCATCCCCCCTTCTGAGTCCTTTATTTATTCAGATACTGGGTACATTTTACTCGGCGATATTATTGAACGAATAACGGGTCAATCCCTTGGGCAAGCCGTCAGGGAGTTACTGAAATTTGATAAAATCGGCCTAGAAAGTGCTTACTGGGAATATTTAGAACAACCACCGAAAAGTGCGATGCCAAGGGCAAAACAATATCTAGGTAAATTCGAAGGGACGCATATTCATGCCTCTATGGATGTCTATGGCGGTGGCGGGTTGATTATGTCTTCCAAACAAATGGCTCAATTTTTAGAGGCCTTATTTGAAGGGCAAATTTTTGCATCACCTAAGACGCTAGAAACCATGCTAAGTGTAGGCTCCCATGAAGATGCTGAGAGCTACCGCTTGGGTATTATGGTGAGTGAAGTCAACGGTATCACCCTTTATTCACATTTAGGTTTTTGGGGATCTGTCGCCTACTATTCACCATCAACTAAAGTCAGCGCCGCAGGCTTTGTGGATAACAAAGACTCAAGAGCCACATTGATTAGCGTGATTGAAACATTATTAACTGAACAATAA
- the dppC gene encoding dipeptide ABC transporter permease DppC → MSQSTEPTVVSAPQPMTPLQEFWHYFKRNKGAVAGMFYIVLMVLIAIFAGVLAPHAPDEQFRDFLLAPPVWQEGGTWQFILGTDDVGRDLLSRLMYGARLSLLVGCLVVVLSLIMGVTIGVIAGYFGGVVDALIMRVVDIMLALPSLLLALVLVAIFGPSIVNASIALTFVALPHYIRLTRAAVLVEVNRDYVTASRVAGAGAIRQMFVNILPNCLAPLIVQASLGFSNAILDMAALGFLGMGAQPPTPEWGTMLSDVLQFAQSAWWVVTFPGLAILLTVLAFNLMGDGLRDAFDPKLKQ, encoded by the coding sequence ATGTCTCAATCTACTGAGCCAACCGTTGTCAGCGCCCCGCAGCCGATGACGCCGTTACAAGAATTTTGGCACTATTTTAAACGCAACAAAGGGGCCGTTGCTGGGATGTTTTATATCGTCCTGATGGTGCTAATCGCAATTTTTGCAGGAGTTCTTGCTCCTCATGCCCCAGATGAACAATTCCGCGACTTTTTACTTGCGCCACCAGTTTGGCAAGAGGGAGGAACGTGGCAATTTATTTTAGGCACCGATGACGTTGGGCGTGATTTATTATCCCGCTTAATGTATGGCGCACGTTTATCCCTGTTAGTTGGTTGCCTTGTGGTCGTGCTTTCGCTGATCATGGGGGTAACAATCGGTGTGATTGCGGGTTATTTCGGTGGTGTCGTTGACGCATTGATCATGCGTGTTGTCGATATCATGTTGGCATTGCCAAGCCTGCTATTAGCTTTAGTGCTGGTGGCCATTTTTGGCCCTTCCATTGTGAATGCGTCTATTGCACTGACATTCGTGGCATTGCCTCACTATATCCGTTTGACGCGAGCGGCGGTGTTGGTTGAAGTGAACCGCGATTACGTGACGGCTTCGCGTGTTGCGGGCGCAGGGGCTATTCGCCAGATGTTTGTCAATATTTTACCTAACTGCCTTGCGCCTTTGATTGTTCAGGCATCGTTAGGGTTTTCGAATGCTATTTTAGATATGGCTGCTTTGGGTTTCCTCGGCATGGGGGCTCAGCCTCCAACGCCAGAGTGGGGAACAATGCTGTCTGATGTGTTGCAGTTTGCACAGAGCGCATGGTGGGTTGTGACGTTCCCGGGATTAGCAATTTTATTAACTGTATTAGCGTTTAACCTGATGGGCGATGGTTTACGTGATGCATTTGATCCAAAACTCAAGCAGTGA